A single genomic interval of Thermoanaerobacter uzonensis DSM 18761 harbors:
- the sigK gene encoding RNA polymerase sporulation sigma factor SigK, which produces MWEVVVAILASIVKELLNLGYLTNTNSFPNPLTPEEEKKYLEAYKNGDEEARNILIERNLRLVAHVVKKYSGTGKDIDDLISIGTIGLIKAISTFDSSKGTHLATYAARCIENEILMSIRAEKKMKGEIFLQDPIGVDKEGNEISLMDVLGTEEDEISEQVEKKLQIKKLYSKMNSVLKNRERLIIEMRYGLYNGKVRTQREIAKMLGISRSYVSRIEKKALNKLFKELSM; this is translated from the coding sequence ATGTGGGAAGTTGTTGTTGCAATTTTGGCATCAATTGTAAAGGAACTCTTAAATCTTGGTTACTTGACAAACACCAACTCTTTTCCCAATCCACTTACTCCAGAAGAAGAAAAGAAATATTTAGAGGCTTATAAAAACGGTGATGAGGAAGCGAGGAATATTTTAATAGAAAGAAACTTAAGGTTGGTAGCTCATGTTGTTAAAAAGTACAGTGGCACAGGTAAAGATATAGATGATTTAATATCTATTGGAACAATAGGGCTTATAAAAGCAATTTCTACTTTTGATTCTTCAAAAGGTACTCATCTTGCCACATATGCAGCTAGATGTATAGAAAATGAAATACTTATGTCTATACGAGCGGAAAAAAAGATGAAAGGAGAGATTTTTCTCCAAGACCCTATTGGTGTTGATAAAGAGGGCAATGAGATATCTTTAATGGATGTCCTTGGCACAGAGGAAGATGAAATATCAGAGCAAGTGGAGAAAAAACTTCAAATTAAAAAATTGTACAGTAAAATGAACAGCGTTTTAAAAAATAGAGAACGGTTAATTATAGAAATGAGATACGGGTTATATAATGGAAAAGTGAGGACTCAAAGAGAAATAGCAAAGATGCTAGGTATATCTCGATCATATGTTTCAAGGATTGAGAAGAAGGCTTTAAATAAGCTT